The sequence GTACATTGTTCCATCTGCCGCAAAGGTTATTCCTTCTGCTTGAGGAAAAGATTCTTTATATAACGTATGGATTTTTATGGGTTTGCCATTTTTATCCATTATCAATAATTGTCCATTTTTACCTTCAAGAATGTAGAAATTTCCGTCTTTTGGATTTAGAGCAATATCTGAAGGATAGAAGTTTGAAGATTTCTTTTTGTCGTCCTTTTTATCTTTCGTGTTGAAAATTGGATCGTTTATCGGAATTTTCGCAATTGGAGTTGACTCGGTCTTTTTTGTTTCCAAATTGAAAGCGTAGATACCTTTATAAACATCGCTATAGGGGTCTTTGTCCTTTACGGTAAAGAGCAGTCGATTATTAATTGAATCGGCAACAAGGGATTCTATATTATTTTTTCCGGAGAAGGGAGTTTGGTATTCTGTGATTTCAAAATTAGGGTTGTAGAAATTGGCTATTTCAAATAATTTTCCGCTGCTTTCCATTACATAAGCAGTGCTGTCAACGACAGCAAGCCCTTCATAATCGCCAGATCTGGAAAAATTTACTTTTTTTTCAACTTCTTCAGTGGTTAAATTATAGATAAAAATGATACCTTCTTCATCTTGAACACAGGCTATCTTTGTGTCTGAAATTAGACTAATCCCTGAAATTTCATTGAGCTCATTAGGCATATCCCATTTATGGATAATGGTGTATGTTACCTTATCTAAACGTGGATTTATGGCGGGATTTTCTAGTGCATACCACATTATACCAACCAAAGCGAGCACACCAGTTATTATCCAAAAAGCTATTATATTTTCTCTCATAAGTTTATGAAATCAGTAAATGATTACTTTAAATGAAAATGTATTTCTTCAAATTTAAAATTTTTATTTGAAGGTACTGAATTGATAAACACAATTAGGAAATATTTAGGGTATCTAAATTTGTTTGAAAAGTTTTGATATCAAGCAATCACAAAACAAAGTTATAAATTCAATCTTCGTAGTAGTAGCCTCACCAACCCCGAAGTATCGGGGGAACTTGGATCTTAGTAGCCTCACCAACCCCGAAGTATCGGGGGAACTTGGATCTTAGTAGCCTCACCAACCCCGAAGTATCGGGGGAACTTGGATCTTAGTAGCCTCACCAAGAATCGAACTTGGATCTAAAGTTTAGGAAACTTCTATTCTATCCATTGAACTATGAGGCCCTTTATTTGTGGTTGCAAATTTAGGTATTTTGAATAAATCGTTGGTCATTTTTTGAAGCTCTAGCAATCAAAATTATATCCTTAATTAACGTCGTTGCGAGTAGTGTAAATATGGAAAGATGGAACTACATCTTTTTTAATATCTCTGAAAGTATATGAGGGTTTCCAATGATTTTTTCAATAAAAACCTTACTCTTCATTCTTTTTATAAATTTTTCAAGAAATAAAGCTTGTGTTTTATTATCACATTGATATGTCAACGAAAATTTCCAATCATTTGCAGCTTTTGTAAAGCTTTTCTTGAAATAATGTTGATTATGTTGATCCAAACGTATTCTGAGATCTGGAGTTTCACCAATATAATATCTATTTAATTTCTCGGAATAAATGATATACAGATAATGCATGCTGGATAATATGGTAAATTTCAAATGTACGGAAATTATATAATGGTCTATGGCTACAAAGTATTAGGACACTTTAAGGAGACTCAAAGATGGGAGGGTTAAGTGGTTTGGATCTAAAGTTTAGGACCCCGAGGCTTCGGGGCTGTTCTATCCATTGAACTATGAGGCCATAAATATTGACCACAAATTTAAATATTTTTAATCTGTTTAAAGTTTTTCTGAAAAAGTATCTCGATGAAATTGATCTTAACGCAAAAAACAGGTTCAGTTATATTTGAACCTGTTTTTTATGATTTTTAAGAAGCTATCTAAAACTAATAATTATGCTTCACAACTTGCACAGTCTTTTTTCTGTGCAAATTTTTGTGCGGCATTCATACTGTGTTGATAATAAAGTGACTTCAATCCCAGCTTCCAAGCGGTTACGTGAATTTTATTGATTTCCTTAACTGGCATTTCAGGATGAACGATTATGTTCACCGATTGACCTTGGTCAATATGATTTTGACGGTTAGCAGCTTGGTAAATTAAATCCATCTGATCTATTTCCGAATATGTTTTAAACACTTCCTTTTCTTCATCTGTTAAGAAATCAAGATGCTGCACGGAACCGTCGTAATCACGAATGTTTCGCCAAACTTCTAGTGTGTTCATTCCTTTTTCTTCTAACAATTGCTCTAAGAAAGGATTTCTAATAGTGGTCTTTATTTTTGCAATATCCTTAACATAAACGTTGGACCATATTGGCTCAATGCCTTGAGAAACTTGACCTAAAATAAAAGCTGATGAGGTTGTAGGAGCAATAGCATTCAATGTTGCATTACGTCTTCCGTAGCCTTTAAGAACTTCTGGCTCACCAAATATTTCGGCTAATTCTTCTGAAGCTTTATATGATTTTTCTTTAATAATTCTAAAGATTTCACTGTTCAAATCGTAAGCTTTTGCACTATTTAAAGGAAGCATTTTAGATTGTAATAACGAGTGCCATCCCAAAACTCCAAGACCTAAAGCACGATTGTCTTTGGCGAAGTTATAAGCGCGCTCCATAAATAGGAAGGTTTGTTTGTCTTCTCTACTTTCAGAATCGCGGTAATCTTCTAGTTTTTCAACGAATTCTGTAATAACTGCATCTAGGAAATAGACCATAGTTTCAACCGCATCTGTATCTTTCCACTTGTCATAATGCAACAGATTTACTGAAGAAAGCACGCATACAAACGACCAATCGTCATTGGATGGTAGCATAATTTCGGTACAAAGATTACTAGCGTAAATAGGAAGGTTTTTATCCTTATAAACGTCTGCCGCAAAGTTATTGGCGTTGTCTTTAAAGAAGATATATGGGTAACCCATTTCGCCTCTACGTTGAAGTACTTTTGCCCAAATAGAACGTTTTTCTTCATCGCCAGCAACCATTTCCTCCATCCATTGGTTGGTAACCGTAACGCCGTGAGTTAGTTCCTGAATAGGATTTCCTTCCGTCCCGATTTCCAAAAACTCCATAATATCTGGATGTTCCACGGGAAGATATGGTGAAAAACGGCCACGTCTCACTGAACCTTGGCTCACAACATCCACCATAGATTCAAATAACTGCATGATATGAACGGCGCCAGAAGCTTGTCCGTTGTTTTTTACCTCAGCACCGCGATGACGGATTTTCCCAAAATAACCTGAAGTTCCACCTCCTAGTTTAGACATCATTCCCACCTCAGATTGGGTGTAAAGAATATTCCCCATATCATCACCAATGTGCGACCCAAAACAACTGATAGGAAGTCCTCTTTTCTTTCCAAAATTAGACCAAACCGGAGACGCCAGAGAGAAAAACCCTTCAGACATATATCCAAAAAATTTATCTGAATATCCTGGAATACCCAAAATTTGCTCAGCTCTATCTGCTATTTCGCGAATACGGCTTTCTGCAGTTACGCCAGGCGTTAAATATCCTGAAGCTAAAAAGTTACGACTGTGTTCCGTAAGCCATTCAAAGCCTTGTGATTCTTTTTCTCCCGTTTGATGAAGCGCTTCTTTTCGAGCGTTTACAAGATTATTAGTTTCGGAATTTGTTTTTGTTGTCTGTGTGTCGAAGTTTAGATTTTGGTCGTTCATTTAAAAAAGGTCATCACTGGTTATACTTTGGGTTCTTTTACTGTAATTGATAGAGCGTTTAACGAAGAAATCGCCGTGTTTGGTGCCGATAATTTCATCGTCAAACCATTCGGTTTGTATTAATAGACTTTCATCTATATCAAATATTTTTTCTATTCCGATGCTTTCAAGCGAATTATTGAATCGGTTTTTTATAAATTCATTTACAACAGCCTTTGGCAAGAAATCTAATTCTCCTTCTTCAAAAATCCAATCTACAATTTTGCTTTCTGCAAGAAATGCTTCTTTGCACATTTCTTGAATCATTTTAATGTAGCTTTCATCAAACCATTCAGGATTTTCATCTTTAATAATTTTAATGATATCAATTCCAAAATCGCCGTGAATTTGTTCTTCTTTTGAAGTAGCTTCCACAACATTTGAAATTCCTTTAAACATATTTTTATGTTTGTTAAAGGCCATAATTATCAAAAACTGAGAGAATAACGAAACGTGTTCAATAAACAAGGAGAAAAGTAGAATTGATTCGGCATATTCCTTATTATCTTCACTTTTAGCATTTTTTAGCGCGGTTTCTAAATAGTGAATGCGCATCATAATTACAGGTTTCTTCTTTAAGTCTTTAAATTCTTCATTTAGACCTAAAATTTCCAACAAATGAGAATATGCATCGTGATGGCGAACTTCGCTTTCAGCAAAAGTTGCACCAACAGAGCCAATTTCTGGTTTTGGCATTCTGTGATAAATATCGCCCCAAAAACTTTTTACAGCTACTTCAATTTGTGAAATTGCGAGCATTGTATTTTTAATGGCACTGCGTTCTATTTCGGTAAGACGCGTTTTGAAATCCTGAATATCGCTTGTAAAATTGAATTCGGTATGAATCCAATAAGAATGTCTGATGGCTGGAACGTATTCATAAAGCGCAGGATATTCATAAGGTTTTAAATTTATACGTTTTTCAAAAATATTTAATTTTCGCTTTTGGGTTTGCTGATTTCTGTAGAGAATATATCCCTTTGCTACATCAAAAAAGCCACTTTCCATCAATTTGGTTTCCACGAAATCTTGAACTTCTTCAACTGTAGGAATATATTTCCCGTCTTGTCTTTTTCTATCTAGCAAGGCTTCATAAACTTTTTCAGAAATGCTTTGCGCATCTTCGAACACGCCGTGTTTCGCAGCAGTCATTGCTTTTAAAATTGCATCTGTAATCTTTTGTAAATGAAAGAGTTTAGTGGTAAAATCTCTTTTAATAACGTGGGTAATTTCCATGGAAAAGCGAACTAAAAATTAGAAATATATATGAATGATAAAGATGAAAATTATATCAACGTCTTTTTGTTGGAATCATAATTTGTTGTTAAATGGTTATTAACAATTGCTAAAAATGGTGAAAGAATTGGAGATGAGCGGATTTAGAATACGGACGTTGCTCCCTTGTTAACGAAGCGAAAAACTTATAAAACTAATTCGTACAAAAGCATCACTTTTTTTTGGCATACAAGATTTATGATGTGGCGGGATATGGTATTTTTTTTGAAAAAACTTTTATAAAATTATAGTAATTGTAGGTAAAAAAGTAAAATCTGTTTTTACCTACCAATTTATTCTTATAATAATCCGAAGATAGTTTACTTGCTTTTTAAACGATTGCGAAGCATACACAAAACCCCAATTTCTTCTTTGGAAAGGTTTTCGGCTTTTTTAAGCAACATGTTTATTTCCTTTTCGAAATAATGTAATGTTCGTCCTTGTGTATAATCATCTATTACTCGGGGATCAATATAAGAACCTCTGGCAACGGAAGGTGTATTTCCCAATCTTTCTGAAACCCTATTTACAGCTTCTTTTATATTTTTGTCTAGTAGTTTTTGATCTTTTTTGTCTACAACGCCAAGTTCGTCCAAAGCAATTGCTGCAATCATAGTTCCGGCCCAAGTTCTAAAATCCTTGGCTGAAAAATCTTCACCCATTACTTCGTGAATGTAGGCGTTTAGATCGTCGCTTTTTACATCAACTATATTGTCATCTTCATCAAGATATTTAAAAATTTCATAGCCTGGCATATCATCAATTTCTTGAACAATTTTGGCCAATTTTTTATCGACTATATGTTTTTCCTGATCTTGTCCGGATTTTCCGTTGTAGGTGAAGATAATTTCATCTCCTTCAATGGTAAGATGTTTGTGGCGTAAAGTGGTTAAACCATAAGTGGCATTTTCTTTGGAATATGTTTCACTTCCGGGTCTAAAAAATGCAGTTTCCAACAGTCGAAGCATAGTTGCCAATACTTTTTCGCGATTTAATTTTCGTTTGCGAAGATGCTGTCCTGTAACGCGACGCATATGTTCTAATTGATCCGCAAAATCAATAATTCGGTCAAATTTTTTAGAATTTTGTTTTTCCGTGTGTTTTGCACTGTAGATGTATTGTTTTCGGTCTTTATCGTCTCGACCTGTCACCAGTAAATCTGCTTTTCTGTTTTCGCTAATTTCTACATCTGTCCAGGCTGGAGGAATAACGAGTGATTTTATCCAGTTACGTGTTGCTTTATCTTTTACCGTCTTTCCAGTACTGTCTTTATGAGTAAAACCTTTCCCGTGTTTCTTTCTATAATACATAGCATTTTTTTGTTTTAAAATTAGAATAAAAATCTATTTCTAAAACAATTTTGTTTGACTCAATTGGATTAACGTATGAGCTACCCACCTAAAACACAAAAGCCTCTACATTTCTGTAAAGGCTTTCTCTAACTAAGCTCCTCCTCTTGGGCTCGAACCAAGGACCCTCTGATTAACAGTCAGATGCTCTAACCAACTGAGCTAAGGAGGAATTTTGCGTTAGCGGTTGCAAATATACCTATTTTTTAATTCCATCAAAATAAAAAATAAAAACTTTATGAGTTTTGCGTTTTTTATTTTTCGAAAGACATTGGATTCTATAAAAATTAGAGCGCATTTATTTCATTAAGCAGCAGTGTACCAGAGGCAGAAGTGCTTTTGGCAAGGGCTTCTTTGGCTTCTTCTATCTTGTTTTCTTTTAAAAGAGTTAGCGCTAAATAGTATTGGGCTTCTTCATAAAAAGTGCTTTCAGTCTTTTCTTTTGCTGTTTGTAGATATTTTTCAGCTTGACGAGGGTTGCCATTCGCCAAATTTGCGACTCCTAAAAAATAATTCAAGGTGTCATTTTTTGGATTGGTAGCGTAGAGCGTTTCCCAACGCGATATGGCTTCACTGTATTCTTTACGTTTATAGTTCACCATTCCGTAGTAAAATTCATAATTTGAAGAAGTACCCATAGTAGTAGGCAAACCTGGGTCTGGTTTAAAATTTGAAGCAAATATTTTTTCAGCAGAATTGCCACTACCGAGAATCGCCCAAGTACTTACCGAGATAAGAATTAAAAACGAGGCGGCAAGTGCTAGCCAACTTGGCGACAACCATTTTTTTTCAGGTGATTCTATAATTTCTGAATGAAAGCCATCCAAAGAATTCTTAAGATTGTTTTCTTCAATAGCACTCTTCAAGACTTTTTGGTCATCAACAAAGTTGCGAAAGTTAGGAGATATTTCCATTCGCTTCTTAAAATCGTTCAAGGCGTCTGTATTCAACGTACCCAATAAGTAAGCATCTATTAGCTCTTGTGTTTCTTGGTTGTTTTCTATGTTGTTATTTAGATCCATTAGGGATAATTTGGGTCATTTTTTTTAATTGTTCTTGGCAACGATATTTAGCGTTGCGAGCCGAAGCTTCGTCCATAGCCATAATTTCGGCTATTTCTTTAAAGGTTTTTCTTTCAAAATAAAATAACTTTAGCAATAGTTGGCAACGCTCACCTAAGTTGCAGATAGATTCCATAATCATTTTTATTTTTTTATTTTGTGTGTCGTTTTCATCTAAATCGGGTTCGTCATACTCTATTTCTCGATTTATAAAAGTTGTGTTTTTATATCTCACAGAACGTACATAATCCAACCATTTATGTTTCGCAATCTGAAAAAGATATCCGTTAATAGCAGTTTCATTTTCTGCTGTAAACTTATCGTCTTTAATATTTCGCCACATTGCTACAAATGCTTCTTGATACACATCTTTTGCTTGTTGTTCATCGCCACTGTTTTTAAGAACGTAGCGTTTCACTTTCACAAAGTTTGCAGTATACAATTCCTTTAAGGTAGCAGCATCATTTTGTTTAATGAGCACTGCGGTAATGTTTGATGACAAATCGTTGCGTTTTTTGTTTTTTATTTTCTGCATCTGTTTTGAAACAAGACAGAAAGATACAATTTATCCGCAACGGTTTAAAGGTTTATAGACAACTTATGCTAAAGCGACATTTTTTTTCGTTTAAATGAAACTCAATCGTGTCATTTCAAATACATCGAAAAGTGAAAGGAAATGTCATCACTAAATTTCAAAAAAAATACTTCAGTTTTTTTCTGAAGTATCTTTTTGAAAGAAATTAATGATTTTTTATTCAAAAAGCCATCTATATATATCGTTTCCGTTGGCAAAGAGCACTAAGGCTATCAAAATGAAGAAACCTACCATTTGGGCGTATTCCATAAATTTATCGTTTGGTTTTCTGCCGGTTACGATTTCATACAAAAGAAACATTACGTGACCACCATCTAAGGCTGGAATAGGTAGAATGTTCATAAAGGCTAACATAATTGAAATAAACGCAGTGGTGGACCAGAAACTATGCCAGTCCCAAACATCTGGAAAGAGATTACCAATGGCACCAAAACCACCAACTTGAGTAGCACCTTCACTTGTGAAGAGAAATTTAAATTGTGATATGTAATCCACAAGAACATTATATCCAAAATTTATTCCCCCACCGATACTTTCAACAAAAGTGTAATCTATTTGCTGAAAGCTATTGTTATATTCTCTCGCAAGATTATTAATACCTAATTTTCCGTTTTCATCGGCGGTAAGAACGACGGTTTTTTCTTCATCATTTCGTTGAATGGTCAATTCAATTTCTTGGTTTTTGTTGTCATTTACCATTTCAGACATTCCTCTAAAAGATTTTACAGGTTCGCCATTTATAGCCAAAATCTTATCACCAACCTTCAAAGCAGAATTGGCGGCTGGATATTCTGGCAATATAGTGTCTATAATTGCTTGACGCATTGGAGAAAATGGTTCTCTTTCTCCTTTTTTGAATAAATCCATTGCAGTATTCTCTGGTAAAGCAATGATTGCATCCTCACCATTTTGATGTTTTACGGTAATGGTTTTAACATCTCTTAAAAAAATATCGTGATTTATTCTATCAACATTCTTAAAGTCTTTTCCGTTTACTTGCAGGACGTAATCGCCATCCTGAAACCCAAGTTTTTTAAAATCCTGTGAAACCGAAAATCCATTAGGCAGATTTTCATTGGTCAATATTTTCTGTCCGTTGCTATAGAAGAGACATATATAGATAAATAGTCCCACTAAAATATTTACGGTAACCCCACCAAGCATAATAATAAGACGCTGCCAAGCTGGTTTACTGCGGAATTCCCACGGCTGCGGTGGTTGGGCCATCTGTTCCTTATCCATGCTCTCGTCAATCATTCCGGATATTTTTACGTATCCGCCCAAAGGCAACCAGCCAATTCCGTAAACGGTTTCGCCTATTTTCTTTTTGAAAAGTGAAAATTTCACATCAAAGAAAAGGTAGAATTTTTCTACTCTAGTTTTAAAAATTTTTGCGGGAATGAAGTGTCCCAGTTCGTGAAGGACAATAAGTAATGATAAACTTAAAAGAAGTTGTATAGCTTTAACAGCGAATGGACTCATAGTTTTTTATATAGATATTATAATAATAGTCTCAATTTTTAATCACTTGTTACCAAAATCGAGCCTAAAATAAAATTGCTGAACAGTCTGTCAGTTTCAGTAAAAAATCGTGCAAAAGTAACCTTTTAGAACTTGCAAAAAAAATAAGCGAGAGTGTTCCCGCTTATTTGTTATTGATAGTGAAAATTATTAGCCACGAATTCACGAATGTTGCTATAACAATATTCGTGCATTCGTGGCGTAAAAAATTTATTCCTTAACTATAGTCTTATTAATAACCCCTTGTGTTGTTTCCATCTGAAAGAATAAAATACCTTTTGAAAACCTTGAAACATCAATGGTTTCTGAATAGGCTTCAGCGTAAAGCATCTGTCCTAAGGCATTGTAAATTCTCACTTGGTTCACTTGCAACGCATCTGGTTTATGAAGATTGATTACGTTTGAAGTTGGATTTGGATATAAAACCATTTGCTGATCCATAGCTAAATCATCTGTTCCCAAAATAACCTGATTGTTTTTTGAAATAATATTGTGTTCTGGGTCAAACTGTACACTACTTACCGTAAATGGTACAACTGGCTGAAAAGTCTGGTCATTAAAAGTATTGTCTAAAACAATGTCGAGTGTTTCTCCCTGAGTTCCGAGAATTCTTAATGGAACAGGTACTTCAAAAAATGAAACAGAATTATTACTTTGAAATTGTGTTATTTTCACATTAAGACTTCCTGCATTAGCTTGATTCCAGCGAATAGTATACCGTGGGTACCCTTCACCATAAATCCAGTCATTAAAAAATTCTGAAAGGTCTTCGCCACTAGCATTTTCCATATTTCTGATGAGGTCTGGAGTTTTTGCGTAGCCATAAGCCAATGCTGGATCTGCTAAATAATCTTTCAGACCTTGAAAGAAAACAGCATCACCTAATTTTTTCCTAAGCATATGCGCCACCATAGAACCTTTGTTATATGTAAGTCTGCTGCTGAAAATTCTGTTTACCGAAGTTGTGTCTTGTGCAGGAACGTAAACGGATCCGTCACTTCTATCGGTAATAGAAGAAATCTGATCCTGTTTCCAGCTTCTAAAAGCTGCTTCGCCGTCAAGATTTTCTATTACCATTCCTGCTAAATAAGTTGCAAAACCTTCGTTAAGCCACACATCTTGCCAGCTTCCACAGGTTACTTTATCTCCAAACCACTGGTGGCCAAGTTCGTGTGCAATTAGTCCGCGACCAAGTCCGCCCATAAAAGAAACGGTGGTGTGTTCCATACCGCCACCCCAACCAAATTGGGCGTGACCGTATTTTTCATCAGCAAAAGGGTAAGGTTCAAAAAGGTTTGCGTACAAGTTCATAATATCTACCGTTACAGGAGTTCGTTGTTGCGCATAACTAAGATCTTCAGGATAAATATAGTTTACAATTTCAAAAGGGTTCCCGTTGTTATCTACTGTATGTGAATAGACTGTATAATTTGTAACGGCTATCGCTACCAAATATGCTGGAATGGGATGTTGGTGTCTAAAATGCGTTGTTTTGTTGCTGCCGTTTATGGTTTGGCTCAGTTCCAAACCGTTAGAAACTGCCACATATTCTTCGTTACTAGGATTGAAACGCGGTGAAGTAATATACACATCTAATAAATCAATTTTGTCTATCAAATCCTGTTTGCAGGGCCACCAAGCTTTTGCACCAAAGGGTTCAGAAAGTGTCCATAGCACAGGGTCGCCTTCGTGGGTATCAACTTCAAAGGAACCAAAACCGGCACTAATTGGGTTTCCAGAATAACTAATAGAAAGCGAATCTAAAACTCCCTGATTTTGCATTTGTGGAAGTGTTATTACAACCTCGTCATTACTGTTTTGTGTAAAGGAAAGTGAAGCGCCACGTTGCAAAACTTGTGAAACGGTCATATTATTTACAAGTTCAAAAGTCACGGTGTTCATGTTTTCTTTCGCTTCAAAATGTGAAGTTACCGTGCCGCTAATAAATGCTTGTGTTGGATCTACATTCAAATTTAATCGGGCATATTTAATGTCATAATTGTTGGTGTTCAAATTGCGTTGGGTGGTAAACATACCCGTCGCAGCCTTCGCCTCTGCTTCACTTATGTCGTCGGTACTAAAATTTTGAGAAAAGGAAAAAAAGGAAACTAAAAGGAAAAAGGGGAGTACAAATGCTTTCATTTTAAAATGTTTGTTTTGATTATACGATGGCTGAAATTAACGAGCCGATTTCTGAAGATGTATTGCGGAGAAATCAAAGGGTTTATTTCAACGTGAAATTAGGATGTTAAATGTATTCATTTTGATAGTATTAGGACTTATTTTTGCGCCCAAATATGTGTATTCAGTCTAAAATTTAACGTGATGCTTACT comes from Aequorivita sublithincola DSM 14238 and encodes:
- a CDS encoding SdiA-regulated domain-containing protein, whose translation is MRENIIAFWIITGVLALVGIMWYALENPAINPRLDKVTYTIIHKWDMPNELNEISGISLISDTKIACVQDEEGIIFIYNLTTEEVEKKVNFSRSGDYEGLAVVDSTAYVMESSGKLFEIANFYNPNFEITEYQTPFSGKNNIESLVADSINNRLLFTVKDKDPYSDVYKGIYAFNLETKKTESTPIAKIPINDPIFNTKDKKDDKKKSSNFYPSDIALNPKDGNFYILEGKNGQLLIMDKNGKPIKIHTLYKESFPQAEGITFAADGTMYISNEGKNGTANILEVELNEK
- a CDS encoding GIY-YIG nuclease family protein; translation: MHYLYIIYSEKLNRYYIGETPDLRIRLDQHNQHYFKKSFTKAANDWKFSLTYQCDNKTQALFLEKFIKRMKSKVFIEKIIGNPHILSEILKKM
- a CDS encoding ribonucleoside-diphosphate reductase subunit alpha produces the protein MNDQNLNFDTQTTKTNSETNNLVNARKEALHQTGEKESQGFEWLTEHSRNFLASGYLTPGVTAESRIREIADRAEQILGIPGYSDKFFGYMSEGFFSLASPVWSNFGKKRGLPISCFGSHIGDDMGNILYTQSEVGMMSKLGGGTSGYFGKIRHRGAEVKNNGQASGAVHIMQLFESMVDVVSQGSVRRGRFSPYLPVEHPDIMEFLEIGTEGNPIQELTHGVTVTNQWMEEMVAGDEEKRSIWAKVLQRRGEMGYPYIFFKDNANNFAADVYKDKNLPIYASNLCTEIMLPSNDDWSFVCVLSSVNLLHYDKWKDTDAVETMVYFLDAVITEFVEKLEDYRDSESREDKQTFLFMERAYNFAKDNRALGLGVLGWHSLLQSKMLPLNSAKAYDLNSEIFRIIKEKSYKASEELAEIFGEPEVLKGYGRRNATLNAIAPTTSSAFILGQVSQGIEPIWSNVYVKDIAKIKTTIRNPFLEQLLEEKGMNTLEVWRNIRDYDGSVQHLDFLTDEEKEVFKTYSEIDQMDLIYQAANRQNHIDQGQSVNIIVHPEMPVKEINKIHVTAWKLGLKSLYYQHSMNAAQKFAQKKDCASCEA
- a CDS encoding ribonucleotide-diphosphate reductase subunit beta: MEITHVIKRDFTTKLFHLQKITDAILKAMTAAKHGVFEDAQSISEKVYEALLDRKRQDGKYIPTVEEVQDFVETKLMESGFFDVAKGYILYRNQQTQKRKLNIFEKRINLKPYEYPALYEYVPAIRHSYWIHTEFNFTSDIQDFKTRLTEIERSAIKNTMLAISQIEVAVKSFWGDIYHRMPKPEIGSVGATFAESEVRHHDAYSHLLEILGLNEEFKDLKKKPVIMMRIHYLETALKNAKSEDNKEYAESILLFSLFIEHVSLFSQFLIIMAFNKHKNMFKGISNVVEATSKEEQIHGDFGIDIIKIIKDENPEWFDESYIKMIQEMCKEAFLAESKIVDWIFEEGELDFLPKAVVNEFIKNRFNNSLESIGIEKIFDIDESLLIQTEWFDDEIIGTKHGDFFVKRSINYSKRTQSITSDDLF
- a CDS encoding DNA topoisomerase IB, which gives rise to MYYRKKHGKGFTHKDSTGKTVKDKATRNWIKSLVIPPAWTDVEISENRKADLLVTGRDDKDRKQYIYSAKHTEKQNSKKFDRIIDFADQLEHMRRVTGQHLRKRKLNREKVLATMLRLLETAFFRPGSETYSKENATYGLTTLRHKHLTIEGDEIIFTYNGKSGQDQEKHIVDKKLAKIVQEIDDMPGYEIFKYLDEDDNIVDVKSDDLNAYIHEVMGEDFSAKDFRTWAGTMIAAIALDELGVVDKKDQKLLDKNIKEAVNRVSERLGNTPSVARGSYIDPRVIDDYTQGRTLHYFEKEINMLLKKAENLSKEEIGVLCMLRNRLKSK
- a CDS encoding tetratricopeptide repeat protein → MDLNNNIENNQETQELIDAYLLGTLNTDALNDFKKRMEISPNFRNFVDDQKVLKSAIEENNLKNSLDGFHSEIIESPEKKWLSPSWLALAASFLILISVSTWAILGSGNSAEKIFASNFKPDPGLPTTMGTSSNYEFYYGMVNYKRKEYSEAISRWETLYATNPKNDTLNYFLGVANLANGNPRQAEKYLQTAKEKTESTFYEEAQYYLALTLLKENKIEEAKEALAKSTSASGTLLLNEINAL
- a CDS encoding RNA polymerase sigma factor, which gives rise to MQKIKNKKRNDLSSNITAVLIKQNDAATLKELYTANFVKVKRYVLKNSGDEQQAKDVYQEAFVAMWRNIKDDKFTAENETAINGYLFQIAKHKWLDYVRSVRYKNTTFINREIEYDEPDLDENDTQNKKIKMIMESICNLGERCQLLLKLFYFERKTFKEIAEIMAMDEASARNAKYRCQEQLKKMTQIIPNGSK
- the rseP gene encoding RIP metalloprotease RseP gives rise to the protein MSPFAVKAIQLLLSLSLLIVLHELGHFIPAKIFKTRVEKFYLFFDVKFSLFKKKIGETVYGIGWLPLGGYVKISGMIDESMDKEQMAQPPQPWEFRSKPAWQRLIIMLGGVTVNILVGLFIYICLFYSNGQKILTNENLPNGFSVSQDFKKLGFQDGDYVLQVNGKDFKNVDRINHDIFLRDVKTITVKHQNGEDAIIALPENTAMDLFKKGEREPFSPMRQAIIDTILPEYPAANSALKVGDKILAINGEPVKSFRGMSEMVNDNKNQEIELTIQRNDEEKTVVLTADENGKLGINNLAREYNNSFQQIDYTFVESIGGGINFGYNVLVDYISQFKFLFTSEGATQVGGFGAIGNLFPDVWDWHSFWSTTAFISIMLAFMNILPIPALDGGHVMFLLYEIVTGRKPNDKFMEYAQMVGFFILIALVLFANGNDIYRWLFE
- a CDS encoding M1 family aminopeptidase, coding for MKAFVLPFFLLVSFFSFSQNFSTDDISEAEAKAATGMFTTQRNLNTNNYDIKYARLNLNVDPTQAFISGTVTSHFEAKENMNTVTFELVNNMTVSQVLQRGASLSFTQNSNDEVVITLPQMQNQGVLDSLSISYSGNPISAGFGSFEVDTHEGDPVLWTLSEPFGAKAWWPCKQDLIDKIDLLDVYITSPRFNPSNEEYVAVSNGLELSQTINGSNKTTHFRHQHPIPAYLVAIAVTNYTVYSHTVDNNGNPFEIVNYIYPEDLSYAQQRTPVTVDIMNLYANLFEPYPFADEKYGHAQFGWGGGMEHTTVSFMGGLGRGLIAHELGHQWFGDKVTCGSWQDVWLNEGFATYLAGMVIENLDGEAAFRSWKQDQISSITDRSDGSVYVPAQDTTSVNRIFSSRLTYNKGSMVAHMLRKKLGDAVFFQGLKDYLADPALAYGYAKTPDLIRNMENASGEDLSEFFNDWIYGEGYPRYTIRWNQANAGSLNVKITQFQSNNSVSFFEVPVPLRILGTQGETLDIVLDNTFNDQTFQPVVPFTVSSVQFDPEHNIISKNNQVILGTDDLAMDQQMVLYPNPTSNVINLHKPDALQVNQVRIYNALGQMLYAEAYSETIDVSRFSKGILFFQMETTQGVINKTIVKE